In Dromiciops gliroides isolate mDroGli1 chromosome 4, mDroGli1.pri, whole genome shotgun sequence, one DNA window encodes the following:
- the ARV1 gene encoding protein ARV1, producing the protein MGTGGRNGPRFGKGSAEKAAANNALSASCRYRCIECNQEATELYRDYNHGVLKITICKSCQKPVDKYIEYDPVIILINAILCKAQAYRHILFNTKINIHGKLCIFCLLCEAYLRWLQLQDSSQHTDPDDLIRYAKEWDFYRMFTIASLEQMAFFIGIFTGLWLIQPTTLRRKSNFILLLKALLLSSYGKLLLIPAVIWEHDYTPLCLRLIKVFVLTSNSQAIRVTLNISRKLSLLAILSGLVLESSVVCFFQRMGWDVESDCSIYKT; encoded by the exons ATGGGGACCGGCGGGCGGAACGGGCCACGGTTCGGGAAGGGAAGCGCAGAAAAAGCGGCAGCGAACAACGCCCTCTCGGCCTCATGCCGCTACAGGTGCATCGAGTGTAACCAGGAGGCCACGGAACTATACAGGGACTATAACCACGGGGTGCTGAAGATAACCATCTGC AAGTCTTGCCAGAAGCCTGTGGACAAGTACATAGAGTATGATCCCGTTATCATCCTGATCAATGCCATTTTATGCAAAGCTCAGGCCTACAGGCATATTCTTTTCAATACTAAGATAAAT ATCCATGGGAAGCTCTGcatattttgtttgctttgtgaAGCATATCTGAGGTGGTTGCAGCTGCAAGATTCAAGCCAGCACACTGACCCTGATGACTTAATAAGATATGCCAAAGAATGGGATTTCTATAGAATGTTTACAATAGCTTCTTTAG AACAAATGGCTTTCTTTATTGGAATTTTTACTGGTTTGTGGCTAATCCAACCCACAACACTGAGAAGAAAGTCCAACTTCATTTTGCTTCTGAAAGCACTACTATTGTCCAGCTATGGGAAACTCCTGCTGATTCCAGCCGTCATTTGGGAACATGACTACACTCCTCTGTGCCTTAGACTCATAAAAGTATTTGTCCTAACATCAAATTCACAGGCCATCAGAG TGACCCTAAACATCAGTCGAAAGCTTTCATTGTTGGCCATCCTGAGTGGATTAGTATTAGAAAGCAGTGTGGTCTGCTTCTTCCAGAGGATGGGATGGGATGTAGAAAGTGACTGTTCCATCTATAAAACTTAA